Proteins from one Plodia interpunctella isolate USDA-ARS_2022_Savannah chromosome 7, ilPloInte3.2, whole genome shotgun sequence genomic window:
- the LOC128671196 gene encoding flexible cuticle protein 12-like: MKSFFVVALFVAVAAAAPQQRGPDADAQVLRYDVDNIGVDGFRYAFETSNGISQQEEGQLKNAGSENEAIAVRGQYSYTGPDGVVYTVTYVADENGFQPQGAHLPVGPQ, encoded by the exons ATGAAATCG TTCTTCGTAGTTGCCCTCTTCGTGGCCGTTGCCGCCGCCGCCCCCCAACAACGTGGCCCTGATGCCGACGCCCAGGTCCTCAGATACGATGTCGACAACATTGGAGTTGATGGATTCAGATACGC GTTTGAGACCTCCAACGGCATTTCACAACAGGAAGAGGGTCAGCTGAAGAACGCCGGAAGCGAAAACGAGGCGATCGCAGTCCGCGGCCAATACTCTTACACCGGCCCCGACGGCGTTGTCTACACCGTGACCTACGTCGCCGACGAGAACGGCTTCCAACCCCAGGGCGCCCATTTACCCGTCGGCCCACAATAA
- the LOC128671197 gene encoding flexible cuticle protein 12-like, producing MRTCIVFALCVAVATAASVGNDREASVLRYDNNNIGVDGFNYAYETSNGISSQAQAQLKNANSENPALEVRGQFAYTGPDGVVYTVTYVADENGFQPQGAHLPQSP from the exons ATGAGAACT TGCATCGTGTTCGCCCTCTGCGTGGCCGTCGCCACAGCCGCTTCGGTCGGCAACGATCGGGAGGCGAGCGTTCTCCGATATGACAACAACAACATCGGCGTCGACGGATTCAACTACGC GTACGAGACGAGCAACGGCATATCGAGCCAAGCGCAAGCGCAGCTGAAGAACGCTAACTCAGAAAACCCAGCTCTTGAGGTCCGCGGTCAGTTCGCGTACACCGGCCCAGACGGCGTTGTCTACACCGTGACCTACGTAGCCGACGAGAACGGCTTCCAACCACAGGGCGCACATCTCCCCCAGTCCCCCTAA